One Aneurinibacillus migulanus genomic region harbors:
- a CDS encoding NAD-dependent epimerase translates to MTYDTHILVTGCAGFIGFHVARRLLDEGYAVTGLDNLNDYYDVSLKRARLEILRERHGFTFVHAALEDRGTIEATFASNDYAIVIHLAAQAGVRYSLQNPHAYVDSNLTGFVNILEACRTFGIGHLVYASSSSVYGANRKQPFSEQDATDRPVSLYAATKKANELLAHTYSHLYKLPTTGIRFFTVYGPWGRPDMAYFSFAQAILTGEPIRIFNEGKMKRDFTYIDDAVEAVIRLMHRIPGPRPDGETMWDDPTVSHPPYRIYNVGSHRPVPLLTFVETLEQALGRKAIKEWLPMQPGDVKDTYADIEELIRDTGYCPETPLKEGLDAFVAWYRSYYG, encoded by the coding sequence TGACATACGACACGCACATCTTGGTGACAGGCTGCGCCGGATTCATTGGCTTTCATGTCGCCCGTCGTCTATTGGACGAAGGATACGCCGTCACCGGGCTGGATAACTTGAATGATTATTATGACGTATCGCTAAAGCGAGCACGTCTGGAAATTCTTCGTGAACGACATGGTTTTACTTTCGTTCACGCGGCATTAGAAGACAGGGGAACCATCGAAGCGACATTTGCTTCCAATGACTATGCTATCGTCATTCATCTGGCTGCACAGGCAGGGGTCCGTTACAGCTTACAGAATCCGCATGCATATGTTGATTCTAATCTGACAGGATTCGTGAATATATTGGAAGCGTGCCGCACGTTCGGTATCGGGCATCTTGTATACGCTTCATCAAGCTCTGTTTACGGCGCGAATCGCAAACAGCCTTTTTCCGAACAGGATGCAACTGATCGGCCAGTCAGCTTATATGCGGCTACGAAAAAAGCCAACGAGTTGTTGGCTCATACATACAGCCATCTCTATAAGCTTCCGACGACAGGCATCCGTTTCTTTACGGTATATGGTCCGTGGGGACGTCCGGACATGGCCTACTTTTCGTTTGCCCAGGCGATCCTTACAGGGGAGCCGATTCGAATATTTAATGAAGGAAAAATGAAACGCGATTTTACGTATATTGATGATGCAGTCGAAGCGGTTATTCGGTTGATGCATCGCATCCCTGGGCCAAGGCCTGATGGGGAAACGATGTGGGACGACCCTACGGTTAGCCATCCACCCTACCGTATTTATAATGTAGGAAGTCATCGACCTGTTCCACTGCTTACCTTCGTTGAAACGCTTGAACAAGCGCTTGGTCGAAAAGCGATAAAGGAATGGCTGCCCATGCAGCCTGGCGATGTCAAGGATACATATGCGGATATCGAGGAATTAATTCGCGACACGGGTTATTGTCCAGAGACCCCGCTAAAAGAAGGGTTAGATGCATTTGTGGCATGGTATCGAAGCTATTATGGATGA
- a CDS encoding acetyltransferase, which produces MLKRIAILGAGGHGRETAQLIKDINKVRLEWELLGYIDDNEAIHGQVRNGFPVLGSTEILAEDWLKGVYVICGFSHPEGKKKAVARVQELQPNIRFATLIHPTAVYGDENVIGEGTMICAGSIVTTNVTLGSHVIINYGCTVGHDCTIESYAAILPGTNLSGNVTIREGVQTGTGSAVIPGVEVGAYAIVGAGAVVTRKLPAHCTAVGVPAKPIK; this is translated from the coding sequence ATGTTAAAACGAATTGCCATTCTTGGCGCAGGTGGACATGGTAGAGAGACCGCCCAATTAATTAAAGATATTAACAAGGTACGCCTTGAATGGGAGCTTCTTGGCTATATTGATGATAATGAGGCGATTCACGGACAGGTACGTAATGGCTTCCCTGTACTGGGATCGACGGAGATATTGGCGGAAGACTGGCTTAAGGGTGTATATGTTATTTGCGGATTCAGCCACCCGGAAGGAAAGAAGAAGGCGGTCGCAAGAGTACAGGAGTTACAGCCGAACATCCGGTTTGCTACACTCATTCATCCGACTGCCGTATACGGCGATGAGAATGTCATTGGCGAAGGCACGATGATATGTGCCGGGAGCATCGTCACTACGAATGTTACGCTCGGAAGCCATGTTATTATCAATTATGGCTGTACAGTCGGGCATGATTGTACCATCGAATCGTACGCGGCCATCTTGCCAGGCACGAATCTGTCCGGCAATGTTACCATCCGTGAAGGTGTGCAGACGGGTACAGGCTCAGCTGTGATTCCCGGCGTGGAAGTGGGGGCCTATGCCATTGTAGGAGCCGGTGCAGTCGTAACTCGGAAGCTGCCCGCTCACTGTACAGCAGTGGGAGTTCCGGCGAAACCGATAAAGTAA
- a CDS encoding WecB/TagA/CpsF family glycosyltransferase translates to MDTQKRVTILGVPFLHATKEETVDVLTRRIEENKQTQVVTANPEIVMLGRQSASYMELLKRSQVVTPDGIGVVLASRWIGQPLPERVAGYELLHALMVQANTYRWKYVLVGASPESCAGAAEKLKEQYPHACCSGHFDGYFSQEEEKQILEHIRRERPHLLFVALGAPRQEEWIARHMPELPVNLAMGVGGSLDVISGKVKRAPIFWQKLNLEWMYRLLSQPKRWRRQLLLPKFALSVIWNQVILRRK, encoded by the coding sequence ATGGATACACAAAAGCGGGTCACTATTCTGGGGGTACCGTTTCTCCATGCTACAAAAGAGGAAACGGTCGATGTTCTCACCCGCCGCATTGAAGAAAATAAGCAAACTCAAGTAGTAACTGCCAATCCCGAGATTGTCATGCTAGGTCGACAGAGTGCTTCCTATATGGAACTGTTGAAGCGCTCGCAGGTTGTTACACCGGATGGCATCGGTGTCGTGCTCGCGTCCCGTTGGATTGGGCAGCCGCTTCCAGAACGTGTGGCAGGCTATGAATTGCTTCACGCTCTAATGGTGCAAGCCAATACATACAGGTGGAAATACGTTCTGGTCGGAGCTTCCCCGGAATCTTGCGCGGGTGCAGCGGAGAAACTAAAAGAACAATATCCGCATGCCTGTTGTAGCGGGCACTTTGATGGGTATTTCTCTCAGGAAGAGGAAAAACAGATTCTTGAGCACATCCGGCGGGAACGTCCGCACCTGTTGTTTGTGGCGCTTGGAGCGCCGCGTCAGGAAGAGTGGATTGCACGGCATATGCCGGAACTCCCTGTTAACCTGGCGATGGGTGTAGGAGGCAGCCTTGACGTCATTTCAGGTAAGGTTAAGCGGGCGCCGATCTTCTGGCAGAAGTTGAACTTGGAATGGATGTATCGCTTGCTGTCACAGCCGAAGCGTTGGAGAAGACAATTGCTGCTGCCCAAGTTTGCATTATCCGTAATATGGAATCAGGTTATACTACGCAGAAAATAA
- a CDS encoding glycosyltransferase family 4 protein, with protein sequence MNYVYGFILSLVVTLIATPLVKKFAIYIGAVDKPNHRKVHQRLMPRMGGLAIYIGFSLAYWLLFPPFLEDMGISSREALGIFLGGTIIVLVGALDDRFELSPKLKLLGQIAAAAVVVFYGLRIEFINLPFQGILSFGWDWIAIAITIFWIIGITNAVNLIDGLDGLAAGVSGIATAAIMIVALFVMPNPVVALYCAILLGGIVGFLRYNFHPAKIFMGDTGALFLGFNLAALSIMGFKNVTLFAFIMPILILGVPLSDTIFAMLRRYLNKKPISVADKEHLHHCLLAIGLSHRSSVLAIYGLSVLFATAAIVFSQSYLWGAFIIVGVLLVVLQLMAELIGWVGQKKKPLLETVRRIKQITMGKEYK encoded by the coding sequence ATGAACTACGTATACGGGTTTATTCTTTCACTCGTCGTGACGCTCATCGCTACACCTCTTGTGAAAAAGTTCGCCATCTATATCGGGGCCGTGGATAAGCCCAATCACCGGAAAGTTCACCAACGATTAATGCCACGCATGGGCGGATTGGCGATCTATATAGGCTTTTCGCTTGCTTACTGGCTGTTGTTCCCGCCGTTTTTGGAGGATATGGGAATTAGCTCGCGCGAAGCGCTTGGCATCTTCCTCGGCGGTACGATTATTGTACTGGTCGGTGCGCTAGATGACCGATTTGAATTATCTCCGAAGCTGAAGCTGCTGGGTCAGATTGCGGCTGCTGCTGTTGTTGTATTCTATGGCTTACGCATTGAGTTCATAAATCTTCCGTTCCAGGGCATTCTAAGCTTTGGCTGGGATTGGATTGCTATTGCAATTACGATTTTCTGGATTATCGGTATTACTAATGCTGTGAATCTTATTGACGGATTGGACGGTCTTGCCGCTGGTGTATCGGGTATTGCCACCGCCGCTATTATGATTGTGGCCCTGTTCGTCATGCCTAACCCTGTAGTCGCCCTGTACTGTGCGATTCTGCTGGGCGGCATCGTTGGGTTCCTGCGTTATAATTTTCACCCGGCCAAGATTTTCATGGGAGATACCGGGGCGCTATTCCTTGGTTTCAATCTGGCGGCGTTATCGATTATGGGCTTTAAGAATGTGACGTTGTTTGCATTCATTATGCCGATTCTTATTCTTGGTGTACCGTTGTCAGATACGATTTTTGCCATGCTGCGTCGCTACTTGAACAAGAAGCCAATTTCAGTCGCGGATAAAGAGCATCTGCATCATTGTCTTCTGGCGATAGGCCTCTCTCATCGCAGTTCAGTGCTGGCGATTTATGGGCTTAGTGTATTGTTTGCAACTGCTGCGATTGTATTCTCGCAGTCTTACCTCTGGGGTGCGTTCATCATTGTGGGTGTATTGCTCGTAGTTCTGCAATTGATGGCTGAGCTCATTGGCTGGGTCGGACAGAAGAAGAAGCCGTTGCTTGAAACAGTGCGACGGATTAAACAGATTACAATGGGTAAGGAATATAAATAG
- a CDS encoding Rpn family recombination-promoting nuclease/putative transposase, translating to MTRNPSLHKHQPHDKGYKYLLSSKKVFVDLLRSFVKQGWIEQIDDTHVIKVDKSYILQDFADKEADLVYRVKIKEQEVIFYVLLEMQSSVDFQMPFRLLLYMVEIWRDVLKNTGKNEASRKDFRLPVIVPIVLYNGKQEWTVAQTYKETLNAHELFSDHVLDFSYILLDVNRYTEEELLQVTNVIGTVFLLDQHVDDRELRARLGKLVYTLKQLSSEEFQLFRSWLLHIFVERVPYELQDQTRKAIEQAKEGEVEMMMHNLERTLDDMIERAEARGEAKGKLEVVKNLLRLGITDIEKLAQAADLSKEEIEKLLH from the coding sequence ATGACACGCAATCCGTCCCTTCATAAGCATCAACCGCACGATAAAGGATACAAATATTTATTATCAAGTAAGAAGGTATTTGTTGATTTGCTTCGCAGTTTTGTCAAACAGGGATGGATAGAACAAATTGATGATACGCATGTCATTAAAGTGGACAAATCTTATATTTTGCAGGACTTTGCTGATAAAGAAGCTGATTTGGTATATCGTGTGAAAATAAAAGAACAAGAAGTTATTTTCTACGTGCTGCTGGAAATGCAATCAAGCGTAGACTTTCAAATGCCGTTTCGCCTTCTTTTATATATGGTAGAGATTTGGCGTGATGTGCTAAAGAATACAGGGAAGAACGAAGCCTCTCGTAAAGATTTTCGACTTCCTGTGATTGTTCCAATCGTATTATATAACGGAAAACAAGAATGGACGGTGGCGCAGACATATAAAGAAACATTGAATGCGCATGAACTATTTTCTGACCATGTGCTTGATTTTTCCTATATTTTGTTGGATGTTAACCGTTATACAGAAGAAGAGTTATTACAAGTAACAAATGTAATTGGAACGGTGTTCTTGCTTGACCAGCACGTTGATGACAGAGAGCTACGTGCCCGACTGGGAAAGCTGGTATATACGCTTAAGCAGCTGTCGTCTGAAGAGTTTCAATTGTTTCGTTCCTGGCTGCTTCATATTTTTGTAGAGCGTGTACCGTATGAGCTGCAAGATCAGACAAGAAAAGCGATTGAACAGGCAAAGGAAGGAGAAGTTGAGATGATGATGCATAATCTTGAACGCACGCTTGATGATATGATTGAAAGGGCAGAAGCAAGGGGAGAAGCCAAAGGTAAATTGGAAGTGGTGAAAAATCTGCTGCGACTCGGTATTACAGATATAGAGAAGCTGGCACAAGCAGCTGATTTATCGAAAGAGGAGATTGAAAAGCTGCTGCATTAA
- a CDS encoding VanZ family protein: MAENARKSEAEPMKKLWIWLPVLIIAGSIFISSSIPYDKQNIQPLLRQYVDKDFFIRWFSWVNFMYGKKEISIANLGVPAFLEFFIRKGAHFISYFVLGFLLSRVLRAFKLKGWRNALLALFLAVLYASSDELHQAFTASRNGMILDVWLDGAGAACGIGVMMSSARTRRNGMRTDKG; encoded by the coding sequence ATGGCTGAAAACGCAAGAAAGAGTGAAGCAGAACCGATGAAAAAACTATGGATTTGGCTGCCGGTCCTCATCATTGCTGGCAGTATTTTTATTTCCTCTTCGATTCCGTATGACAAACAAAATATTCAGCCCCTACTGCGTCAGTATGTGGACAAGGACTTCTTCATCCGCTGGTTCTCCTGGGTAAACTTTATGTATGGTAAAAAAGAAATCAGCATTGCTAATCTTGGCGTACCCGCATTTCTTGAATTTTTCATCCGTAAGGGAGCACATTTTATCAGTTATTTCGTGCTGGGCTTCCTGCTTAGCCGAGTGCTACGAGCGTTTAAACTGAAAGGCTGGCGCAATGCGCTGCTGGCGCTGTTCCTCGCTGTATTGTATGCCTCCTCTGATGAACTGCATCAGGCATTCACGGCGAGTCGCAACGGAATGATACTGGATGTATGGCTGGACGGAGCGGGAGCCGCCTGTGGCATTGGGGTTATGATGTCCTCGGCACGGACACGGCGCAACGGAATGCGCACGGATAAAGGATAG
- a CDS encoding S-layer homology domain-containing protein — MKRFIPLTLAGILSVTGLSLPSEAQAASQASFRDVAQSHWANQAVTKLALRDVIAGYEDGSFRPTETVTQLQAVVLAIRNMGLAEQSALYKTRTIPYTVPEWAKGDIALAIEKGLLKPDEKNFSPDSPATRAWIAQLMVRMIGKESEANLLALQGGGTFTDEKDIPDWAASYVKAASKYELLTGYQEKNGYSFKPNRAVTRAEIAAMLSGSEKHLNIENDRMHTGYVQAMAGDKISMKRTSGQLATYSVTKDTIFYGNGKAADIGQVKPSARLFVIVEDGNLRYVEVLDGAEMNRTISAEVEKAYPEEGMLVVKTVSGELLTYQLDKQTPVTSSTGTASSLKDLAKGDAILLTLSPEGSAVSITLVREGSDSEVQGTVHDLDMAGKLMMVKTASGAFKAVQFNTNTVLEYKGKRFPTLEDLRTGDSVQVQQKDGVATKIVVLEIKNDAGLNGTVKSVNTVERFVTVQDAKGTMQVYRVADNAAITIPGLTQPQLADIKVGDSIDMKFSNNLLSSLAVKNRTATPETSKDSALTGTVFAIDKVNRILSFKNTKGDLVAYEVRPDNEASFIVDGVSNPKLADIKTNMNITVQLDQNNKIIYVNADNRVRAQVIAINKDDRLLTVKLNTGETKVYIVDKNVNVVIYDERSRDIGDLRANDNVYMRLNSSNNNTVNKIEVERSYIYRVTNVNEGSNRFTGENDRGNSRYFYLDGSVTISVPGVTYPRIADVKTGDTVKVTYMGDTLKSLAVVPNTIGQVVSVNAEISKMRIKDYNGVTTEIAVPAGSSIKVNDRNYTTLTALQPGDRVQISEASNGLKNIVAMKKISTTFTQLDGSYRDRVYTAQGSYYIPDSLLARQPNLNQFLDSLRRGDKINIYLMDNQLFDIEKAN; from the coding sequence ATGAAACGGTTCATTCCTTTGACTCTCGCCGGGATTTTGTCTGTCACAGGACTTAGCCTTCCATCCGAAGCACAGGCCGCATCTCAGGCAAGCTTCCGCGATGTAGCCCAAAGCCACTGGGCCAATCAGGCGGTTACCAAGCTTGCGCTACGTGATGTTATCGCTGGATACGAAGATGGCTCATTTCGTCCGACAGAAACGGTTACTCAGCTTCAGGCTGTTGTACTTGCCATCCGTAACATGGGCCTAGCCGAGCAGTCAGCCCTTTATAAAACAAGAACGATTCCTTACACGGTTCCAGAGTGGGCGAAAGGCGACATTGCGCTTGCTATTGAAAAAGGTCTATTAAAACCGGATGAAAAGAATTTCTCGCCTGATTCTCCGGCTACGCGGGCGTGGATTGCACAGCTCATGGTCCGCATGATCGGTAAAGAATCCGAGGCTAATCTGCTTGCTTTGCAGGGTGGAGGCACGTTTACTGACGAAAAGGACATTCCGGACTGGGCTGCCAGCTATGTAAAGGCTGCCAGCAAATATGAGCTTCTCACTGGTTATCAGGAGAAGAACGGCTATTCCTTCAAGCCGAATCGTGCCGTGACACGTGCTGAGATTGCAGCCATGCTGAGCGGTTCCGAAAAGCATTTGAACATCGAGAACGACCGGATGCACACTGGTTACGTACAGGCAATGGCCGGGGACAAGATTAGCATGAAGCGGACAAGCGGTCAGCTTGCTACATACTCGGTAACGAAAGATACGATTTTCTATGGGAACGGCAAAGCAGCCGATATTGGACAGGTGAAGCCATCTGCCCGACTGTTCGTCATTGTTGAAGATGGAAACCTGCGCTATGTGGAAGTGCTTGATGGAGCGGAAATGAACCGGACAATCAGCGCTGAAGTTGAGAAAGCCTATCCGGAGGAAGGCATGCTTGTCGTTAAAACAGTGAGCGGAGAGCTGCTAACGTATCAGCTTGATAAACAGACACCGGTAACATCAAGTACAGGTACGGCAAGTAGCCTAAAGGATCTGGCAAAGGGAGATGCGATTCTTCTTACGCTGTCGCCTGAAGGCAGTGCTGTCAGCATTACGCTCGTTCGCGAAGGCTCCGATAGCGAAGTACAGGGAACCGTGCACGATCTTGACATGGCAGGCAAGCTAATGATGGTGAAGACGGCGAGCGGTGCGTTCAAAGCTGTTCAATTTAATACCAATACGGTACTTGAATACAAGGGCAAACGATTCCCGACCCTGGAAGATTTGCGTACAGGCGATTCAGTACAGGTTCAGCAGAAAGACGGCGTCGCAACGAAAATCGTCGTACTGGAAATCAAGAATGATGCAGGTCTAAACGGCACGGTAAAATCAGTCAATACGGTTGAAAGATTTGTTACGGTGCAGGATGCGAAAGGCACCATGCAAGTGTATCGGGTAGCTGATAATGCTGCGATTACAATCCCAGGCTTGACGCAGCCGCAACTTGCAGACATTAAGGTCGGAGACAGCATTGACATGAAGTTTAGCAATAATCTTTTGTCATCGCTGGCGGTCAAAAACCGTACTGCTACTCCTGAGACGTCCAAGGATAGTGCATTGACTGGTACAGTATTCGCTATTGATAAAGTCAACCGTATTCTTTCATTCAAGAACACCAAAGGCGACCTGGTTGCTTACGAGGTTAGGCCGGATAATGAGGCTAGCTTTATCGTGGATGGTGTCTCGAATCCGAAATTAGCAGATATCAAAACAAACATGAACATCACTGTGCAGCTTGACCAGAATAACAAGATTATTTATGTGAATGCGGATAACCGTGTGAGAGCGCAGGTTATCGCCATCAACAAGGATGATCGTCTGCTGACCGTGAAGCTGAATACAGGTGAGACTAAAGTATATATCGTAGATAAAAACGTGAATGTTGTTATTTATGACGAGCGCAGCAGAGATATTGGTGATTTGCGAGCAAACGACAATGTTTACATGCGTCTAAACAGTTCGAACAACAATACAGTTAACAAAATTGAGGTAGAACGTTCTTACATCTATCGTGTGACCAATGTGAATGAAGGCTCCAACCGCTTCACAGGGGAGAATGACCGTGGTAATTCGCGTTACTTCTACCTTGACGGCTCCGTAACGATAAGCGTACCAGGTGTTACGTATCCACGTATCGCAGACGTGAAGACTGGGGATACCGTCAAAGTCACGTATATGGGTGATACACTTAAGTCTCTTGCTGTCGTGCCGAATACGATCGGTCAGGTTGTGTCGGTCAATGCAGAAATAAGCAAGATGCGCATCAAGGATTACAACGGTGTAACGACGGAAATTGCCGTTCCGGCTGGAAGCTCCATTAAAGTGAACGATCGCAATTATACAACGCTTACCGCTTTACAGCCTGGAGATCGTGTGCAGATTTCTGAAGCCTCCAACGGACTGAAGAATATCGTTGCGATGAAGAAAATCTCCACTACGTTCACTCAGCTTGATGGATCGTATCGTGACCGGGTATATACTGCTCAAGGTAGTTATTACATTCCAGATAGCTTGCTCGCCCGTCAGCCGAACCTTAACCAGTTCCTGGATAGTCTAAGACGGGGTGACAAAATCAACATCTATTTGATGGACAACCAGCTGTTCGACATCGAGAAAGCAAATTAA
- a CDS encoding glycosyltransferase family protein: MRSRMETYNHRSLTASVLLWLAIILYAVLLYRTAWITEDAYITYRTIDNFVNGYGLTWNTDERVQAYTHPLWMFLLSAIYSATHNMYFSSIVFSIVVSLTAVVLFSTRIASSVRTAALGVLVLAFSKAFMDYSTSGLENPLTHLLLVVFFVLYLTRKPDLRGLFGLSLIAALAMVNRMDTILLFAPALAWVFFNFKTWKAGLLSRIGVAALGFLPFILWEAFSLFYYGVPVPNTAYAKLNTGIDALSYAKQGLFYLKNSLFYDPVTLPVIVLGSVMPLLTKNWKRIPIGVGSILYILYVIKVGGDFMSGRFLTAPLLVAVIAFASMPLTMPRRAWIGSGAVILALSLLAPYPSLFSDASYGTDHKGLIDEHGIADERAFYYKSAGLLRMHEGVKLPDAPLVTKGKQWQEKDISLESHIGFFGFYGGPKLHTIDSYALAEPLLSRLPISEYPKWRIGHYMRIIPEGYRDTIQSGKNQIHDPNLAAYYDKLSFIIKGDLFSTKRINEIWKLNTGAYDHLLAAYQPPQILKLTQADTNKMIVLPPTGVEVKLSQVAHAKKAYVHLSNNDDYYAVFLNGEQEVGNFAIPAKSGPKDGLLPHTIDVPDKAAETGYDRIVILPRLLDGNSDFVYALRSLQLMEKQ, translated from the coding sequence ATGAGAAGCCGAATGGAAACGTATAATCACAGGAGCCTGACGGCATCCGTGCTGCTATGGCTAGCCATTATACTTTACGCCGTCCTTCTGTACCGTACCGCATGGATTACGGAGGATGCCTACATTACATACCGCACAATTGACAACTTTGTGAACGGCTACGGACTAACCTGGAATACAGACGAACGCGTGCAGGCCTATACCCATCCGCTATGGATGTTCCTGCTCTCGGCGATATATTCCGCCACGCATAATATGTATTTTTCCAGCATTGTATTCTCGATAGTCGTCTCGCTGACGGCTGTCGTACTATTCTCGACGCGAATCGCCTCTTCTGTACGGACGGCAGCACTCGGCGTGCTGGTGCTTGCTTTCTCCAAGGCATTCATGGACTACTCTACGTCTGGCCTGGAGAATCCACTAACACATCTGCTGTTAGTTGTGTTTTTCGTTCTGTATCTTACACGCAAGCCGGATTTGCGCGGCTTGTTCGGGCTTTCGCTTATTGCTGCGCTTGCGATGGTAAATCGGATGGATACGATTCTACTGTTCGCTCCGGCATTGGCCTGGGTATTCTTTAACTTCAAGACATGGAAAGCAGGCTTGCTGTCCCGTATCGGCGTGGCGGCACTTGGCTTCCTTCCCTTTATTCTATGGGAGGCTTTCTCATTGTTCTATTACGGCGTTCCTGTGCCAAATACAGCATACGCTAAATTAAACACAGGTATTGATGCGTTATCGTATGCGAAGCAAGGATTATTCTATCTAAAGAATTCTTTGTTCTATGATCCTGTCACCTTACCGGTTATCGTGCTCGGCTCTGTGATGCCGCTGCTAACAAAGAACTGGAAGCGAATTCCGATTGGCGTTGGTTCGATCCTATATATACTGTACGTGATTAAAGTCGGAGGCGACTTCATGAGCGGGCGCTTCTTGACCGCACCGCTACTCGTCGCAGTTATCGCATTCGCCAGTATGCCGCTGACGATGCCACGGAGAGCATGGATCGGGTCCGGCGCTGTAATTCTCGCACTTAGCTTGCTCGCTCCGTATCCTTCTCTGTTCAGTGATGCCTCGTACGGTACGGACCACAAAGGTTTAATCGATGAGCACGGCATTGCAGATGAACGTGCCTTCTATTATAAATCCGCCGGATTGCTCCGCATGCATGAAGGTGTGAAATTGCCCGATGCACCGCTCGTTACGAAAGGAAAGCAGTGGCAAGAGAAAGACATCTCACTGGAAAGTCATATTGGCTTCTTCGGCTTCTATGGCGGTCCGAAGCTGCATACGATCGATTCTTACGCCCTGGCCGAACCATTGTTGTCGCGTCTGCCGATTAGCGAGTATCCGAAATGGCGTATCGGACACTATATGCGAATCATACCGGAAGGCTACCGCGATACGATTCAGTCGGGCAAAAATCAGATTCATGATCCGAATCTCGCCGCCTATTATGACAAATTATCCTTCATTATTAAAGGGGATTTGTTCAGTACAAAGCGGATAAACGAAATCTGGAAGCTAAACACCGGAGCATACGATCATCTGCTGGCTGCGTACCAGCCGCCGCAAATACTGAAGCTCACTCAGGCTGATACCAATAAAATGATCGTTCTACCGCCAACAGGTGTGGAAGTGAAGCTCAGCCAGGTAGCCCATGCTAAGAAAGCGTACGTACATTTGAGCAACAATGACGATTATTACGCCGTCTTCCTGAACGGCGAGCAAGAGGTCGGAAATTTCGCCATTCCGGCAAAATCCGGGCCGAAGGACGGACTGCTACCGCATACGATTGATGTTCCCGACAAAGCGGCCGAGACGGGCTATGATCGTATCGTCATTCTTCCTCGCCTGCTGGATGGAAACAGCGATTTTGTCTACGCACTCCGTTCCTTGCAGCTTATGGAAAAGCAGTAA